Proteins encoded together in one Luteimonas fraxinea window:
- a CDS encoding glutaredoxin family protein, with product MSTSASRPRAALHRMVMPGHVCPFGLKARHLLRSHGYDVEDHWLETREATDAFKVAHDVKTTPQVFIDGIRIGGHDDLRRFLGLKVRDPKATTYRPVAALFAMAALMALALSYAVYGSVLTVRAAEWFVGLSMCVLALLKLQDVETFSSMFLNYDLLAKRWVPYATLYPFAEGLAGVLMVAGALTWFSAPLALVIGGIGAVSVFKAVYIGKRTLKCACVGGGSNVPLGFVSLTENLMMVAMAIWMLLAPLLWPGLHAAM from the coding sequence ATGTCGACGTCCGCCTCCCGCCCGCGCGCGGCGCTCCACCGCATGGTCATGCCCGGCCATGTCTGCCCGTTCGGCCTGAAGGCGCGGCATCTGCTGCGCAGCCACGGCTACGACGTCGAAGACCACTGGCTGGAGACGCGCGAGGCCACCGATGCGTTCAAGGTGGCGCACGACGTCAAGACCACGCCGCAGGTCTTCATCGACGGCATACGCATCGGCGGCCACGACGATCTGCGTCGTTTCCTGGGGTTGAAGGTGCGCGACCCGAAGGCGACGACGTATCGGCCGGTTGCCGCGTTGTTCGCGATGGCCGCGCTGATGGCGCTCGCGCTGTCCTATGCGGTTTACGGCAGCGTGCTGACGGTGCGCGCGGCCGAATGGTTCGTGGGTTTGAGCATGTGTGTGCTCGCGCTGCTGAAACTGCAGGACGTGGAGACCTTCTCCAGCATGTTCCTCAACTACGACCTGCTGGCGAAACGCTGGGTGCCGTACGCGACGCTGTATCCGTTCGCCGAGGGGCTCGCCGGCGTGCTGATGGTGGCCGGCGCGCTGACCTGGTTCTCCGCGCCGCTGGCGCTGGTGATCGGCGGTATCGGTGCGGTCTCGGTGTTCAAGGCGGTCTACATCGGGAAGCGCACGCTCAAATGCGCCTGCGTCGGTGGCGGCAGCAACGTGCCGCTGGGTTTCGTGTCGCTGACCGAGAACCTGATGATGGTCGCGATGGCGATCTGGATGCTGCTCGCGCCGCTGTTATGGCCGGGCCTGCACGCGGCGATGTGA
- a CDS encoding MerR family transcriptional regulator, with product MTISALADAGGVGVETIRFYQRRGLLDTPSRGAGIRRYGEADLRRLRFIRSAQAAGFTLDGIAELLALDATRDRSRVRSLATERIAALDARIAELQQARDALATLAHRCGRGGRGPCPILGAFDEASESG from the coding sequence ATGACGATTTCCGCGTTGGCGGATGCAGGCGGTGTCGGCGTCGAGACGATCCGCTTCTACCAGCGCCGCGGTTTGCTGGACACACCGTCGCGCGGCGCGGGCATCCGGCGCTACGGCGAAGCGGACCTGCGCCGGCTGCGTTTCATCCGCAGTGCGCAGGCAGCCGGCTTCACCCTCGACGGCATCGCCGAACTGCTGGCCCTCGATGCGACACGCGACCGCAGTCGCGTGCGCAGCCTGGCGACCGAGCGCATCGCCGCGCTAGATGCCCGCATCGCGGAACTGCAGCAGGCGCGCGATGCGCTGGCCACCTTGGCGCACCGCTGCGGCCGCGGCGGCCGTGGCCCCTGCCCGATCCTCGGCGCGTTCGATGAGGCATCGGAATCCGGCTGA
- a CDS encoding DUF1428 domain-containing protein, whose protein sequence is MSYIDGFVIAVPTANKQKFIDHATSGDAFFMELGASRILECWADDVPDGTLTDFRKAVQAKDDETVVFSWIEWPDKATRDAAFAKMMDGSDPRMDPEKNPMPFDGKRMIYGGFKPVVELGGNR, encoded by the coding sequence ATGTCCTACATCGATGGTTTCGTCATCGCCGTTCCCACCGCGAACAAGCAGAAGTTCATCGACCACGCCACCAGCGGCGATGCGTTCTTCATGGAACTGGGCGCGTCGCGCATCCTCGAGTGCTGGGCCGACGACGTGCCGGACGGCACCCTCACCGATTTCCGCAAGGCCGTGCAGGCCAAGGACGACGAGACGGTCGTGTTCTCGTGGATCGAATGGCCCGACAAGGCGACTCGCGATGCCGCGTTCGCGAAGATGATGGATGGCAGCGATCCGCGCATGGATCCCGAGAAGAATCCGATGCCGTTCGATGGCAAGCGGATGATCTACGGCGGGTTCAAGCCGGTGGTGGAGTTGGGCGGGAACCGCTGA
- a CDS encoding MgtC/SapB family protein produces MSVLDQIGAAVARELALPDVDTSTTIVVRVLVAAILGGMVGWEREHKGRAAGLKTHILVSIGSALFVLAPLLSGIDGGDVTRVMQGIVSGIGFLGAGAILKLDKGERIEGLTTAAGVWMTAAIGMAAGMGQEMVALATTVMALLVVSALPKLQRPNANPGREVQPDD; encoded by the coding sequence ATGAGCGTGCTCGACCAGATCGGCGCGGCCGTCGCGCGTGAACTCGCATTGCCGGATGTGGACACCTCGACGACGATCGTCGTGCGCGTGCTCGTCGCCGCGATCCTCGGTGGCATGGTGGGCTGGGAGCGCGAGCACAAAGGTCGCGCGGCGGGGCTGAAGACCCACATCCTGGTGTCGATCGGCTCGGCGCTGTTCGTGCTCGCGCCGTTGTTGAGCGGTATCGACGGTGGCGACGTGACCCGCGTGATGCAGGGCATCGTGTCCGGCATCGGGTTTCTCGGCGCCGGCGCGATCTTGAAGCTCGACAAGGGCGAGCGCATCGAAGGCCTGACCACGGCGGCCGGCGTGTGGATGACCGCCGCGATCGGCATGGCCGCGGGCATGGGTCAGGAGATGGTCGCGCTCGCGACGACGGTCATGGCGCTGCTCGTCGTCAGTGCCCTGCCGAAGCTGCAGCGTCCGAATGCGAACCCGGGACGCGAGGTGCAGCCCGACGACTGA
- a CDS encoding alkene reductase: protein MPTLFDPLTAGALSLANRVVMAPLTRNRSPDAIPPPRTALYYAQRATAGLLVTEATAITHQGQGYADVPGLYAPAQLEGWRRVTDAVHAEGGRIVVQLWHVGRISHTSLQPDGQAPVAPSAIAAKSKTFIHDADGNGTFVDTSTPRALELDELPGIVEDYRRAARAAIDAGFDGVEVHAANGYLIDQFLRSGSNARTDAYGGSIENRARFLGEVMRAVVDEIGGDRTGIRISPVTPANDAHDPDPQPLFAHVVEVLATLGLAFVHIIEGATGGERDYTQGDAPFDYAALKATYAKAGGTGAWIVNNDYDKADAEAAVASGHADAVAFGRPFIANPDLVRRLREDAPLNTPDQATFYGGGDAGYTDYPTLD from the coding sequence ATGCCGACCTTGTTCGATCCCCTGACCGCCGGCGCATTGTCGCTCGCCAACCGCGTCGTGATGGCGCCGCTGACCCGCAACCGTTCGCCGGACGCGATTCCGCCGCCGCGCACCGCGCTCTATTACGCGCAGCGCGCGACCGCCGGCCTGCTGGTCACCGAGGCCACCGCGATCACCCATCAGGGTCAGGGCTACGCCGATGTGCCGGGTCTGTACGCGCCGGCGCAGCTCGAGGGCTGGCGCCGCGTCACCGACGCAGTGCATGCCGAAGGCGGCCGCATCGTCGTGCAGTTGTGGCATGTCGGTCGCATCTCGCATACCTCGCTGCAGCCCGACGGCCAGGCGCCGGTGGCGCCGTCGGCGATCGCGGCCAAGAGCAAGACCTTCATCCATGACGCCGACGGCAACGGCACTTTCGTCGACACCTCCACGCCGCGTGCGCTCGAACTCGACGAGCTGCCTGGCATCGTCGAGGACTACCGCCGCGCGGCGCGCGCCGCGATCGACGCCGGTTTCGACGGCGTCGAAGTGCATGCCGCCAACGGTTATCTGATCGACCAGTTCCTGCGCAGCGGCAGCAATGCGCGCACGGATGCCTACGGCGGCAGCATCGAGAACCGCGCGCGGTTCCTGGGCGAAGTCATGCGCGCCGTGGTCGACGAGATCGGTGGCGATCGCACCGGCATCCGCATCTCGCCGGTCACACCGGCCAACGATGCACACGATCCGGATCCGCAGCCGCTGTTCGCGCACGTCGTTGAGGTGCTGGCGACGCTCGGTCTGGCGTTCGTGCACATCATCGAAGGTGCGACCGGTGGCGAGCGCGATTACACGCAGGGCGATGCGCCGTTCGACTACGCCGCGCTGAAGGCGACGTATGCGAAGGCTGGTGGCACCGGCGCGTGGATCGTCAACAACGATTACGACAAGGCCGATGCGGAAGCGGCGGTCGCGTCCGGCCACGCCGATGCCGTGGCCTTCGGACGCCCCTTCATCGCGAATCCGGATCTGGTGCGACGGCTGCGCGAGGATGCACCGCTCAACACGCCGGATCAGGCGACGTTCTATGGCGGTGGCGACGCCGGCTATACCGACTATCCGACCCTCGACTGA
- a CDS encoding dihydrofolate reductase family protein has product MRKLIVAAFVSLDGVLQGPGGPQEDTSEGFAYGGWTVPFADPVFGASIDALFAQPFDLLLGRHTYDIFAAHWPRVRADDNDAHLAKLFNGVTKHVATHRPESLDWQNSRALGDDVIGALRTLKAQDGPDLLTQGSGALVQQLLATDLVDTLQLMTFPVLLGAGKRLFGTDAQAVTFSLQTSVVSPTGIVVSRYTRAGAVETGSFGLD; this is encoded by the coding sequence ATGCGCAAGCTCATCGTTGCAGCGTTCGTCAGCCTCGACGGCGTCCTGCAGGGCCCTGGCGGGCCGCAGGAAGATACCAGCGAAGGATTCGCCTACGGCGGCTGGACCGTGCCCTTCGCCGATCCGGTGTTCGGCGCGTCCATCGACGCCCTGTTCGCGCAGCCCTTCGACCTGCTGCTCGGCCGCCACACCTACGACATCTTCGCCGCGCACTGGCCGCGTGTGCGGGCCGACGACAACGACGCACACCTCGCGAAGCTGTTCAACGGCGTGACCAAGCACGTCGCCACACATCGACCCGAATCGCTGGACTGGCAGAACAGCCGTGCGCTGGGCGACGACGTGATCGGCGCGCTGCGCACGTTGAAAGCGCAGGACGGCCCCGATCTGCTGACCCAGGGCAGCGGCGCGCTCGTGCAGCAGCTGCTGGCGACGGATCTCGTCGACACTCTGCAGCTGATGACGTTCCCGGTGTTGCTCGGCGCCGGCAAGCGGCTGTTCGGCACAGATGCGCAGGCGGTGACCTTCTCACTGCAGACATCCGTCGTGTCGCCGACTGGCATCGTCGTGTCGCGCTACACGCGCGCAGGCGCGGTGGAAACCGGATCGTTCGGGCTCGATTGA
- a CDS encoding BlaI/MecI/CopY family transcriptional regulator: MRSKTVGDQELALLQHIAEHDAASVGEVAATFGEPRGLARSTVLTMMERLRAKSYLKRKQGDGGVYRYSATARQDDVVRNAVGSFVEKTLQGSVSPFVAWMSERKDVSADELAELEALVANLQSKRKER, translated from the coding sequence ATGCGCAGCAAGACCGTCGGGGACCAGGAGCTGGCCCTTCTGCAGCATATCGCCGAGCACGACGCCGCCTCTGTCGGCGAGGTCGCGGCGACGTTTGGGGAGCCGCGCGGGCTGGCCCGCTCCACGGTGCTGACGATGATGGAACGCCTGCGCGCGAAGTCCTACCTCAAGCGCAAACAGGGCGACGGCGGCGTGTACCGCTACTCGGCCACCGCGCGCCAGGACGACGTGGTGCGCAATGCGGTCGGCAGTTTCGTCGAGAAGACGCTGCAGGGTTCGGTGTCGCCATTCGTCGCGTGGATGTCGGAGCGCAAGGACGTCAGCGCCGACGAGCTTGCCGAACTCGAGGCGCTGGTCGCCAATCTGCAATCCAAGCGCAAGGAGCGTTGA
- a CDS encoding M56 family metallopeptidase: MALELISDILLPRLLAASVQSAILVAVVWALCRFVPRLSAATRCWLWWLVALQLLVGLAWSSPMGLPLLPAEAVQPALQVAQVAPAITSDEASIVFAPTQATAASPAWSWPLALAVAWLLGLSVMVTRSLRGCLATRRLLRTSVRCRDRSLLHALALAAEAHGLRAPPRLRLSDAIDSPQLVGPWRPVLLLPAHHADSMQPDELDMALTHELVHLQRRDLWLGLVPALAQHLFFFHPLAHLAAREYGLSREAACDAAVLEGNRHCAREYGQLLLRLGVAPRPCAGLASASPDFTLLKRRLTMLQTTSSFPRIVAVLMTVAIGVVGVMPYRLTAATPAAAPQTPPVAAARPAPASKPTPLTTRTSTTTATRNGVAVDPADMPAPPAPAAPPRPAAPPAPPAPPAPVAPPEPLGAGLRGTFTLGMEAGENAFVLLDDDHSIAVSATSDLREAQAVRHGDAPVLWMRRGDARYVVRDRATIEAIRDAYAEVTALGAAQGALGARQGTLGGQQGTLGARQAEIAVQTAQRALANVNVRATVDANVTAALQTQQAGMQAEMQRLATQQVALAREQTALATRQQTASARAEREARALMDAAIRNGLIERL; encoded by the coding sequence ATGGCCCTCGAACTGATCAGCGACATCCTGCTGCCGCGCCTGCTGGCCGCGAGCGTGCAGTCCGCGATTCTCGTTGCGGTGGTCTGGGCGCTGTGCCGCTTCGTGCCGCGCTTGTCCGCCGCGACCCGGTGCTGGCTGTGGTGGCTGGTCGCGCTGCAGCTGCTGGTTGGTCTTGCGTGGTCCAGTCCGATGGGGCTTCCGCTGCTGCCCGCCGAAGCGGTGCAGCCCGCGCTGCAGGTCGCACAGGTCGCGCCGGCGATCACGTCGGACGAGGCGTCCATCGTGTTCGCACCGACACAGGCAACTGCGGCATCGCCCGCGTGGTCGTGGCCGCTCGCGCTCGCCGTGGCATGGCTGCTGGGTCTCAGCGTGATGGTCACGCGCAGCCTGCGTGGCTGCCTCGCGACGCGCCGCCTGCTGCGCACGTCGGTGCGCTGTCGCGACCGCAGCCTGCTGCATGCACTCGCGCTCGCCGCCGAGGCACATGGCCTGCGTGCGCCTCCGCGTCTGCGCCTGTCGGATGCGATCGATTCGCCGCAGCTCGTCGGTCCGTGGCGCCCGGTCCTGCTGCTGCCTGCGCACCACGCGGACTCGATGCAGCCCGATGAACTCGATATGGCGCTGACCCACGAACTGGTGCATCTGCAGCGCCGTGATCTGTGGCTCGGCCTCGTGCCGGCACTCGCGCAACACCTGTTCTTCTTCCATCCCCTCGCCCATCTGGCCGCACGCGAATACGGCCTGAGCCGCGAAGCCGCCTGCGATGCCGCCGTGCTCGAAGGCAACCGTCACTGCGCGCGCGAATACGGCCAGCTGTTGCTGCGCCTCGGCGTCGCACCGCGTCCCTGCGCCGGGCTGGCCAGTGCCTCGCCCGACTTCACCCTGCTCAAGCGGAGACTCACCATGCTGCAGACCACTTCGTCCTTCCCGCGCATCGTCGCGGTGCTGATGACCGTCGCGATCGGCGTCGTCGGTGTCATGCCCTATCGCCTGACCGCTGCGACACCGGCCGCCGCACCGCAGACACCCCCCGTCGCCGCAGCGCGTCCGGCGCCTGCATCGAAGCCGACGCCACTTACGACACGCACGTCGACGACGACCGCAACCCGGAATGGCGTCGCCGTCGATCCGGCCGACATGCCCGCGCCGCCGGCCCCCGCCGCGCCGCCGCGGCCTGCCGCACCACCGGCACCACCGGCACCGCCCGCGCCGGTCGCACCGCCCGAACCACTTGGCGCTGGGCTGCGCGGCACGTTCACGCTGGGCATGGAGGCTGGAGAGAACGCGTTCGTGCTGCTCGACGACGACCACAGCATCGCGGTCAGTGCCACGTCCGATCTGCGCGAAGCCCAGGCAGTACGTCACGGCGATGCGCCAGTGCTGTGGATGCGTCGCGGCGATGCGCGCTACGTGGTCCGCGACCGCGCCACGATCGAGGCGATCCGCGATGCATACGCCGAAGTGACCGCACTCGGCGCGGCGCAGGGCGCACTCGGCGCACGCCAGGGCACGCTCGGTGGGCAGCAGGGCACGCTCGGCGCACGCCAGGCGGAGATCGCGGTGCAGACTGCGCAGCGCGCGCTTGCGAACGTCAACGTCCGGGCGACCGTCGATGCGAACGTCACTGCCGCGCTGCAGACCCAGCAGGCCGGGATGCAGGCGGAGATGCAGCGCCTCGCCACACAGCAGGTGGCGCTGGCACGCGAACAGACCGCACTCGCGACGCGCCAGCAGACCGCCAGCGCGCGCGCCGAACGCGAAGCCCGTGCGCTGATGGATGCGGCAATCCGCAACGGTCTGATCGAGCGCCTCTGA
- a CDS encoding M13 family metallopeptidase, with protein sequence MNHSRRRLCAGLALLPLAIATPRAFASPGTQTAGGWGIDLAHMQTGIAPGDDFYTYVNKGWLETAQRPAGYTQYNELNAMFLRTQARIRTIIEDAAAQPTGSSKLADLYTSYADVAAIDRAGLQPIQADLDAIMAIDSADGVAAWMAHPMSHTIAGAYVFLDAGDTRRSLLHLDQQIANGRVVGLPRASQYAMTDATSTAQRAAYVDYIAQTLARAGIDDGEARGAAVLALETRLSAVQWNAELLRDRRRNYHPMPVSELDAYAPGFPWVAYLTATGHPPVDTIVLNTDTAIRDCAAIFAGTPVDTWRAYIAFHWIHNHAHLLPTAYQDASFQFYGTTLAGQTTPRSRADRGIQFVSQNLPELVGARYVAQFFPPESRDAIDAMAPFMKQAFRTRIEAADWLDADTRATALAKIDAMGLRLGYPDDLRDYAEVDIAPTDPIGNIHRLLAAKVALESRHLVDPTLPYRWHLPPQSVDGSFSPQLNVVTFPAGLLQAPAFDATADAAVNFGAIGAVLGHEMAHGFDDQGSRFDDQGNLRDWWTPATRAAFDARTDVLIAQFDAYEPLPGAHLDGRRSLGENLSDLVGVTIALDAYRLYAAAHGIDTRAKRDDFTGEQRFFLGWAQLWRCLDTEASLKSDIEQGYHSPARYRVNGVVRNLQAWYDAFEVREGHALFVAPSARASIW encoded by the coding sequence TTGAATCATTCACGACGCCGCCTGTGCGCAGGCCTCGCACTGCTTCCGCTGGCCATTGCGACACCGCGCGCATTCGCAAGTCCGGGCACGCAGACGGCCGGTGGCTGGGGCATCGATCTCGCACACATGCAGACCGGGATCGCGCCGGGCGACGACTTCTACACCTACGTCAACAAAGGGTGGCTGGAGACTGCACAACGTCCTGCCGGCTACACGCAGTACAACGAATTGAACGCGATGTTCCTGCGCACGCAAGCGCGCATCCGCACGATCATCGAGGATGCAGCGGCGCAGCCCACAGGCAGCAGCAAGCTGGCAGATCTCTACACCAGCTACGCCGACGTCGCGGCAATCGACCGCGCGGGCCTGCAGCCGATCCAGGCGGACCTGGACGCGATCATGGCGATCGACAGCGCCGACGGCGTCGCCGCATGGATGGCGCACCCGATGTCGCACACCATCGCGGGTGCCTATGTGTTCCTGGATGCGGGAGACACACGCCGCAGCCTGCTGCATCTCGACCAGCAGATCGCCAACGGCCGCGTCGTGGGCCTGCCGCGGGCGAGCCAGTACGCAATGACCGACGCCACAAGCACCGCGCAACGCGCGGCCTACGTCGACTACATCGCGCAGACGCTGGCGCGCGCCGGCATCGACGACGGCGAAGCTCGCGGCGCGGCTGTGCTCGCACTGGAGACGCGTCTCTCCGCGGTGCAGTGGAACGCCGAACTGCTGCGTGACCGCAGGCGCAACTACCACCCGATGCCGGTGTCGGAACTCGATGCCTATGCGCCGGGCTTCCCGTGGGTGGCGTATCTCACCGCGACCGGCCATCCGCCCGTCGACACCATCGTGCTCAACACCGACACCGCGATTCGCGATTGCGCGGCGATCTTCGCCGGGACGCCGGTGGACACATGGCGCGCGTATATCGCCTTCCACTGGATCCACAACCACGCGCACCTGCTGCCGACGGCCTACCAGGACGCCAGCTTCCAGTTCTACGGCACGACGCTGGCCGGCCAGACCACCCCGCGATCGCGCGCGGACCGCGGCATCCAGTTCGTCAGCCAGAATCTTCCGGAACTCGTAGGTGCGCGATACGTCGCACAGTTCTTCCCGCCTGAAAGCCGCGACGCGATCGATGCGATGGCGCCCTTCATGAAGCAGGCCTTCCGCACGCGCATCGAGGCCGCGGACTGGCTGGATGCCGACACGCGCGCGACCGCGCTGGCGAAAATCGACGCGATGGGCCTGCGGCTCGGCTATCCGGATGATCTGCGCGATTACGCCGAGGTCGACATTGCGCCGACCGATCCGATCGGCAACATCCATCGCCTGCTTGCCGCCAAGGTTGCGCTGGAGTCGCGTCATCTCGTGGATCCCACGCTGCCGTACCGCTGGCATCTGCCGCCCCAGTCGGTGGATGGCAGCTTCAGTCCGCAGCTCAATGTGGTGACGTTTCCGGCCGGACTGCTGCAGGCGCCCGCGTTCGATGCGACCGCCGACGCCGCGGTGAACTTCGGCGCGATCGGCGCCGTGCTCGGCCACGAGATGGCGCACGGTTTCGACGATCAGGGCTCGCGCTTCGACGACCAGGGCAATCTGCGCGACTGGTGGACGCCTGCGACACGCGCGGCGTTCGATGCGCGCACCGACGTGCTCATCGCGCAGTTCGATGCGTATGAGCCGCTGCCCGGCGCGCATCTCGACGGGCGCCGCAGTCTCGGCGAGAACCTGTCGGATCTGGTCGGCGTGACCATCGCGCTCGATGCCTATCGTCTCTACGCCGCCGCGCACGGCATCGACACCCGCGCGAAGCGCGACGACTTCACCGGCGAACAGCGTTTCTTCCTCGGATGGGCGCAGCTGTGGCGCTGTCTCGACACCGAGGCCTCGCTGAAATCCGACATCGAGCAGGGCTACCACTCGCCCGCGCGCTACCGGGTCAACGGCGTTGTGCGGAATCTGCAGGCCTGGTACGACGCGTTCGAGGTGCGCGAAGGGCACGCGCTGTTCGTCGCGCCATCGGCACGCGCGTCGATCTGGTGA
- a CDS encoding AAA family ATPase: MLTTLAIAHYRSLHTLVVPMGRLNLVTGANGSGKSSLYRALRLLAETAQGGVVSALAREGGLQSTLWAGPETLSARMRRGEVPIEGGPRQQPVSLKLGFAGGDFGYAIDLGLPVPSQSLFAQDPEIKREVIWGGPFLRRGNTLVDRRGALVHVRDGREWRVAGEHLNPFESLFGQIADPRNAPEVLQLRETIRGWRFYDHFRADADAPARLPQLGTRTPVLSHDGHDLAAAWATIREIGDVQALDAAVADAFPGARVEVLVEGGRFSLQFRQHGLLRPLSAAELSDGTLRYLLWIAALHTPRPPPLMVLNEPETSLHPDLLPALARLIAGASRRTQVWVVSHATRLIAALEQSPDCNPVQLVKRDSQTTIDGQGMLDAPAWYWPER, encoded by the coding sequence ATGCTCACTACGCTCGCCATCGCCCATTACCGTTCGTTGCACACGCTGGTCGTGCCGATGGGGCGGCTGAATCTCGTCACCGGTGCCAACGGCAGCGGCAAGTCCAGCCTGTATCGCGCGCTGCGCCTGTTGGCCGAAACCGCGCAGGGCGGCGTGGTGTCGGCGCTGGCGCGCGAAGGTGGCCTGCAGTCCACGCTGTGGGCTGGGCCGGAAACGCTCAGCGCACGCATGCGCCGCGGCGAGGTGCCGATCGAGGGTGGCCCGCGACAGCAGCCGGTCTCGTTGAAGCTCGGCTTCGCCGGCGGTGACTTCGGCTACGCGATCGATCTCGGTCTGCCTGTGCCCTCGCAGTCGCTGTTCGCGCAGGATCCCGAGATCAAGCGCGAGGTGATCTGGGGCGGCCCGTTCCTGCGTCGGGGCAACACGCTGGTCGATCGCCGCGGTGCGCTGGTGCACGTGCGAGACGGTCGCGAATGGCGCGTCGCCGGTGAGCATCTGAATCCGTTCGAGAGCCTGTTCGGCCAGATCGCCGATCCGCGCAATGCGCCCGAAGTGCTGCAGCTGCGCGAAACGATCCGCGGTTGGCGCTTCTACGATCACTTCCGCGCCGATGCCGATGCGCCGGCGCGTCTGCCCCAGCTCGGCACGCGCACGCCGGTCCTCAGTCACGACGGCCACGATCTCGCCGCGGCCTGGGCGACGATCCGCGAGATCGGTGATGTCCAGGCGCTGGATGCCGCGGTCGCCGATGCATTTCCCGGCGCGCGCGTCGAGGTGCTGGTGGAAGGCGGGCGCTTCTCGCTGCAGTTCCGCCAGCACGGGTTGCTGCGGCCACTGTCGGCCGCCGAGCTGTCGGACGGCACGCTGCGCTATCTGCTGTGGATCGCCGCGCTGCACACACCGCGCCCGCCGCCGCTGATGGTGCTCAACGAACCCGAGACCAGCCTGCATCCCGATCTGCTGCCGGCCCTGGCGCGACTGATCGCCGGTGCATCGCGGCGCACCCAGGTCTGGGTGGTCTCGCATGCGACGCGGCTGATCGCCGCACTAGAGCAGAGCCCGGACTGCAATCCGGTCCAGCTGGTCAAACGCGACAGCCAGACGACGATCGACGGGCAGGGCATGCTGGATGCGCCCGCCTGGTACTGGCCGGAGCGCTGA
- a CDS encoding SMP-30/gluconolactonase/LRE family protein, with protein MRGPPMQPFRPLSGLVCAALLGGCAGGPAMSASERPAIGGLTAYAPGFDAVIASDAKIERLAEGFTWAEGPAWIEDGGYLLFTDVPQNRIHRWSEAEGLSVFLEPSGYDGPPTDVLREAGANGLHAEPSGTVLLADSGSRTLARLDPRTKEKTVLARAFDGRRFNSPNDVVRRSDGAIFFTDPPYGLKDLDESPVKELPFNGVYRLDTDGRVHLLDDGLTRPNGIALSPDERTLYVANSDPERAIWMAYALDAEGAVTSRRVFADAGDLVGDDAPGLPDGMTVAANGTVLATGPSGVLVFAPDGTRLGRIETGGAVANVTFGGDGHTLYLASDSFIARVRLKIAGPATSK; from the coding sequence ATGCGAGGCCCGCCGATGCAGCCCTTCCGACCCCTCTCCGGCCTGGTGTGTGCCGCACTGCTCGGCGGTTGCGCGGGCGGTCCCGCGATGTCGGCTAGCGAGCGTCCCGCGATCGGCGGATTGACCGCCTACGCGCCGGGCTTCGATGCCGTGATCGCGTCCGACGCAAAGATCGAGCGTCTGGCCGAGGGCTTCACCTGGGCCGAAGGCCCAGCGTGGATCGAGGATGGCGGCTATCTGCTCTTCACCGACGTGCCGCAGAACCGCATCCATCGCTGGTCGGAAGCGGAGGGCCTGTCGGTGTTCCTGGAACCCTCCGGCTACGACGGTCCACCCACCGATGTGCTGCGCGAGGCCGGCGCGAACGGCCTGCACGCGGAGCCGTCGGGCACGGTGCTGCTGGCCGATTCCGGCAGCCGCACGCTGGCACGGCTCGATCCGCGGACCAAAGAGAAGACCGTGCTGGCGCGCGCATTCGACGGCCGCCGCTTCAACAGCCCCAACGATGTCGTGCGCCGTAGCGACGGCGCGATCTTCTTCACCGATCCGCCGTACGGCCTGAAGGATCTCGATGAGTCGCCGGTCAAGGAATTGCCGTTCAACGGCGTCTACCGGCTCGATACCGACGGCCGTGTGCATCTGCTCGACGACGGCCTGACCCGTCCCAACGGCATCGCGCTGTCGCCCGACGAACGCACGCTGTATGTCGCCAATTCCGATCCCGAACGCGCGATCTGGATGGCGTATGCACTCGACGCCGAAGGCGCCGTCACCTCGCGACGCGTGTTCGCCGATGCCGGTGATCTGGTCGGCGACGACGCGCCCGGTCTGCCGGACGGCATGACCGTCGCCGCGAATGGCACCGTGCTCGCGACCGGTCCCAGCGGCGTGCTGGTGTTCGCGCCGGATGGCACGCGGCTCGGTCGTATCGAAACCGGCGGCGCGGTCGCCAATGTCACCTTCGGCGGCGACGGTCACACGCTGTATCTGGCGTCGGACAGCTTCATCGCGCGCGTGCGCTTGAAGATCGCAGGGCCTGCGACGTCGAAGTAA